A window of the Aquarana catesbeiana isolate 2022-GZ linkage group LG05, ASM4218655v1, whole genome shotgun sequence genome harbors these coding sequences:
- the LOC141145540 gene encoding E3 ubiquitin/ISG15 ligase TRIM25-like has protein sequence MLASAGLRQELDCSICLDIYTDPVNLRCGHNFCRVCIDGVLDTQGGPGGYSCPQCREEFQDRPVLQRNITLRNIVETFLASQLEEGKTGIFCTYCYHSPVPAVKSCLMCEASLCDNHLGVHSKAPEHVLTDPTTSMENRKCAIHRELLKYYCTEDSACICVSYSLAGEHRGHKVETLDEASEKKKQKLRNVLQKLMTEREETEKRVQSLQDRRRKVQEKSADLPERVTALFIELRRQLEDLEKRVLRNISSQEERISLSDLIHQLEIKKKDLSRKMGDIEELCNLTDPLTVLQQSDTGDLCDTEEGDDEDRERHDRLLHDGGDLDVSGISHTLHTGLSDMIKGVNVFFYIQEASDILLDVNTAQNNLQISDDMKTVSRSDIEQKRPQTPERFQSWFQVLSSQSFSSGRHYWEVDVSESEYYRVGMCYPSIERRGGGMQAWFGNNNKSWCLRRYRGVCSLIHDNKQIRISPNLSSNRVGIYVDYEAGQLSFYDLCDPIRHLHTFTTTFTEPLHAGLYVQMGSITISGGERRCEK, from the coding sequence ATGTTGGCGTCTGCTGGTTTGAGACAGGAGCTGGACTGTTCTATCTGTTTGGACATTTATACAGATCCCGTAAACCTGAGATGTggtcacaacttctgccgggtctgtattgatggtGTGTTGGATACACAGGGGGGGcctggaggttattcctgtcctcagtgcagagaagagttccaggatcggcctgtactgcagaggaacataacactacgtaacatagtggagactTTCCTGGCTAGTCAGCTGGAAGAAGGAAAGACTGGAATCTTCTGTACTTACTGCTatcactctcctgtacctgctgttaaatcctgtctgatgtgtgaagcttctctgtgtgataaTCACCTGGGAGTCCATAGCAAGGCACCAGAACATGTCCTAACTGATCCCACCACTTCCATGGAGAACAGAAAATGTGCCATCCATAGAGAACTTCTTaaatattactgcactgaggactctgcctgtatctgtgtgtcctacAGTTTGGCCGGAGAACACCGGGGACACAAGGTGGAGACTTTGGATGAGGCCTCCGAGAAGAAGAAACAGAAACTgagaaatgttctgcagaaactgatgacagagagagaggagacggagaaaagagtccagagtctgcaggatcgCAGGAGAAAAGTACAAGAAAAATCAGCTGATCTACcagagagagtcactgccctgttcatAGAGCTCAGGAGACAGCTggaggacctggagaagagagtcctgaggaacATCTCCAGCCAGGAAGAGCGGATCTCATTGTCTGATCTTATCCATCAGCTGGAAATAAAGAAGAAGGATCTGTCCAGGAAGATgggggacattgaggagctgtgtaacttGACTGacccactgactgtcctacagcAATCAGACACAggggacttgtgtgatactgaggagggagatgatgaggacagagagagacatgatagactcctccatgatggaggggatctggatgtgtctggaatctcacacacattacacacagggttATCTGATATGATAAAAGGGGtaaatgtattcttctatatacagGAAGcttcagacatattactggatgtgaacACAGCTCAGAATaatctacagatatcagatgacatgaaaactgtatccaggtcagatATAGAGCAGAAACGTCCACAAACACCGGAAAGATTTCAGTCATGGTTCCAGGTATTGAGCAGTCAGAGTTTTTCCTCGGggcgacattactgggaagtggatgtcagtGAGTCAGAATATTACAGAGTCGGGATGTGTTAtcccagtatagagaggagaggaggaggaatgcAGGCATGGTTTGGAAATAATAACAAGTCCTGGTGTTTGCGCAGGTATAGAGGTGTGTGTTCTCTAATACATGACAATAAACAGATCAGAATATCTCCCaatctctccagtaacagagtcggGATCTatgtggattatgaggccgggcagctgtccttttatgatctgtgtgacccgatccgacacctccacaccttcaccaccaccttcactgagcccctccatgccggGTTATATGTACAAATGGGTTCTATAACAATATCTGGGGGTGAAAGGCGATGtgagaaataa